One stretch of Pseudomonas sp. NC02 DNA includes these proteins:
- a CDS encoding DUF4442 domain-containing protein, protein MREWLTRRLGKARLLRWIMTLYPPYLGAGVRVLHIGSDFREVKVRMGLGWYNRNYVGTQFGGSLYSMVDPFYMLMLMENLGRDYIVWDKAAAIDFISPGKGPVFAEFSIDQALLDEIRQHTASGDKYLPQLKVQIHDGSGTLVARVDKTLYVRRKLQSRQA, encoded by the coding sequence ATGCGTGAGTGGCTGACCCGACGCCTGGGCAAGGCGCGGCTGTTGCGCTGGATCATGACCCTGTACCCGCCGTACCTCGGGGCCGGAGTTCGGGTGTTGCACATCGGCAGCGATTTCCGCGAGGTCAAGGTGCGCATGGGCCTGGGCTGGTACAACCGCAACTACGTCGGCACGCAGTTTGGCGGCAGCCTGTATTCGATGGTCGACCCGTTCTACATGCTGATGCTGATGGAGAACCTGGGCCGCGACTACATTGTCTGGGACAAGGCTGCCGCTATCGACTTTATCTCGCCGGGCAAAGGCCCGGTGTTCGCCGAATTTTCCATCGACCAAGCGTTGCTGGACGAGATTCGCCAGCACACCGCCAGCGGCGACAAGTATTTACCGCAGCTCAAGGTACAGATTCATGACGGCTCCGGCACCCTGGTGGCGCGGGTCGACAAAACCCTTTACGTGCGGCGCAAGCTGCAATCGAGACAGGCTTAA
- the ubiH gene encoding 2-octaprenyl-6-methoxyphenyl hydroxylase: MSRVNLAIIGGGLVGASLALALQAGAKARGWKIVLIEPFAPGDSYQPSYDARSSALSFGARQIYQRLGVWQEISRRAEPIKQIHVSDRGRFSTARLSAMEEGVPALGYVVENAWLGQCLWQGLDKDVVSWRCPAEVTRMEPLADGYRLTLNDETVLECDLAVLADGGRSGLREQLGIGVKKRPYNQSALIANITPSEAHNGEAFERFTDEGPMALLPLPDNRCALVWTRIGMDAKRLAELDERSFLNELQGVFGYRLGTLKQVGARHLYPLTLVEAEEQVRSHLAVLGNAAHSLHPIAGQGFNLSLRDAYALAEALLAGPAIPGDLATLQAYRERQRMDQKLTVGFSDQVTRLFGSAQPLVALGRNMGLLGLDLLPPAKRWFARQAMGLGTRPDA, translated from the coding sequence ATGAGCCGGGTCAACCTGGCGATTATCGGCGGCGGCCTGGTGGGTGCCAGCCTCGCATTGGCCTTGCAGGCCGGGGCCAAGGCCCGGGGCTGGAAGATCGTGCTGATCGAGCCGTTTGCCCCCGGCGACAGCTACCAGCCGAGCTATGACGCGCGTTCTTCAGCGCTGTCCTTTGGCGCGCGGCAGATCTATCAACGGTTGGGCGTGTGGCAGGAAATCTCTCGCCGCGCCGAGCCGATCAAACAGATTCATGTGTCGGACCGTGGCCGCTTCTCTACCGCGCGCCTGTCGGCCATGGAAGAGGGTGTGCCGGCGCTTGGCTACGTGGTGGAAAACGCCTGGCTGGGCCAATGCCTGTGGCAAGGGCTGGACAAGGACGTGGTCAGTTGGCGTTGCCCGGCGGAAGTTACGCGCATGGAGCCGCTTGCCGATGGCTACCGCCTGACCCTCAATGACGAAACCGTGCTGGAGTGCGACCTCGCGGTGCTGGCCGATGGCGGTCGCTCAGGTTTGCGCGAGCAACTGGGCATCGGCGTTAAAAAGCGGCCGTACAACCAGAGCGCCCTGATCGCCAACATCACCCCAAGCGAGGCCCACAACGGCGAGGCGTTCGAGCGGTTCACCGACGAAGGCCCGATGGCCTTGCTGCCGTTGCCGGACAACCGTTGCGCGCTGGTCTGGACCCGCATCGGCATGGACGCCAAGCGCCTGGCCGAGCTGGACGAACGCAGCTTCCTGAATGAACTGCAGGGCGTGTTCGGCTACCGCCTGGGCACCCTCAAGCAAGTCGGTGCGCGCCACCTGTACCCGCTGACGCTCGTGGAAGCGGAAGAACAAGTGCGCTCTCATCTGGCCGTACTTGGCAATGCCGCCCACAGCCTGCACCCGATTGCCGGTCAGGGCTTCAACCTGTCCCTGCGGGATGCCTACGCGTTGGCCGAGGCGCTGCTGGCCGGGCCGGCGATTCCGGGCGACCTGGCGACACTGCAGGCGTACCGCGAGCGTCAGCGCATGGACCAGAAGCTCACCGTCGGCTTCTCCGATCAGGTCACCCGCCTGTTTGGCAGTGCGCAACCGTTGGTCGCGCTGGGCCGCAACATGGGCTTGCTGGGCCTCGACTTGCTGCCGCCGGCCAAGCGCTGGTTCGCGCGCCAGGCCATGGGCCTGGGTACCCGTCCCGATGCGTGA
- the pepP gene encoding Xaa-Pro aminopeptidase, whose amino-acid sequence MIHIPKAEYTRRRKALMAQMEPNSIAILPAAAVAIRNRDVEHVYRQDSDFQYLSGFPEPEAVIVLMPGRQHGEYVLFCRERNAERELWDGLRAGTEGAIRDFGADDAFPITDIDDILPGLIEGRDRVYSAMGSNAEFDRHLMEWINVIRSKAHLGAQPPNEFVALDHLLHDMRLYKSAAEVKVMREAARISCAAHVRAMQASRAGLHEFSLEAELDYEFRKGGAKMPAYGSIVASGRNSCILHYQQNDAVLKDGDLVLIDAGCEIDCYASDITRTWPVSGKFSAEQKAIYEIVLASQEAAFAEIAPNKHWNQAHEATVQVITAGLVKLGLLQGDVDELIASEAYKAFYMHRAGHWLGMDVHDVGEYKVGGEWRVLEVGMALTVEPGIYISPDNQNVAKKWRGIGVRIEDDVVVTKQGCEILTGGVPKSVAEIEALMASAR is encoded by the coding sequence ATGATCCATATCCCCAAAGCGGAATACACCCGGCGCCGCAAGGCGCTCATGGCGCAGATGGAACCCAACAGCATCGCCATCCTGCCGGCGGCCGCGGTAGCCATCCGCAACCGTGACGTCGAGCACGTCTACCGCCAGGACAGCGACTTCCAGTACCTGAGCGGCTTCCCCGAACCGGAGGCGGTGATCGTGCTGATGCCCGGCCGCCAGCACGGCGAGTACGTGCTGTTCTGCCGCGAACGCAATGCCGAGCGCGAACTGTGGGACGGCCTGCGAGCGGGCACCGAAGGCGCGATTCGCGATTTTGGCGCCGATGACGCCTTCCCGATTACCGATATCGACGACATCCTGCCCGGCCTGATCGAAGGCCGCGACCGGGTGTATTCGGCCATGGGCAGCAATGCCGAATTCGACCGGCACCTGATGGAGTGGATCAACGTGATCCGCTCTAAAGCGCACCTCGGCGCCCAGCCACCGAACGAATTTGTTGCCCTGGATCATCTGCTTCATGACATGCGCCTGTATAAATCGGCGGCAGAAGTGAAGGTGATGCGCGAGGCGGCGCGGATTTCCTGCGCGGCCCATGTACGGGCGATGCAGGCCAGCCGCGCCGGGTTGCATGAGTTCAGCCTGGAAGCGGAGCTCGACTACGAGTTTCGCAAGGGCGGGGCGAAGATGCCGGCCTATGGTTCCATCGTCGCCTCGGGGCGCAACAGCTGCATCCTGCATTACCAGCAGAATGACGCGGTGCTCAAGGACGGCGACCTGGTGCTGATCGACGCCGGTTGCGAGATCGACTGCTACGCCAGCGACATCACCCGCACCTGGCCGGTGAGCGGCAAGTTTTCCGCCGAGCAGAAGGCGATTTATGAAATCGTGCTGGCTTCCCAGGAGGCCGCCTTTGCTGAAATCGCCCCGAACAAGCATTGGAACCAGGCCCACGAGGCGACGGTGCAAGTGATCACTGCCGGGCTGGTGAAGCTGGGATTGTTGCAGGGTGATGTCGACGAACTGATCGCCAGTGAAGCCTATAAAGCCTTCTACATGCACCGCGCCGGCCACTGGCTGGGGATGGATGTGCACGATGTCGGCGAATACAAGGTCGGCGGCGAGTGGCGGGTGCTGGAAGTCGGCATGGCACTGACCGTGGAGCCGGGGATTTACATCTCGCCGGACAACCAGAACGTGGCGAAGAAATGGCGTGGCATTGGCGTACGCATCGAGGACGACGTGGTGGTGACCAAGCAAGGCTGTGAAATTCTGACCGGTGGCGTGCCCAAGTCCGTCGCCGAGATCGAAGCATTGATGGCGAGCGCCCGATGA
- a CDS encoding YecA family protein, translating to MPIQNSPYDAFSKLLSSSGHPCSPAELHGVLLGRSCTGVGFDADNWLADVAELLETEPTENVRNALIGLQEMVKGELTGDDVTVVLLLPTDDAPLTERAAALGQWCQGFLHGFGVNAGGLDLSTDAQEVLQDLAAISQVQDALEESEDGESDYMEVMEYLRVAPLLLFTETRKSAEPAAPKPSLH from the coding sequence ATGCCCATTCAGAACTCCCCGTACGATGCTTTTTCCAAACTGCTGAGTTCCAGCGGTCATCCTTGCTCGCCTGCCGAACTGCACGGCGTGCTGCTGGGCCGCAGCTGCACCGGTGTCGGCTTTGATGCCGACAACTGGCTGGCCGACGTCGCCGAGCTGCTGGAAACCGAGCCTACCGAAAACGTGCGCAATGCGCTCATCGGCCTGCAAGAGATGGTTAAAGGCGAGCTGACCGGTGATGACGTCACCGTCGTCTTGCTGCTGCCTACCGATGACGCGCCGCTCACCGAGCGCGCCGCCGCGTTGGGCCAATGGTGCCAAGGCTTCCTCCACGGTTTCGGCGTGAACGCCGGCGGCCTCGACCTGAGCACCGATGCCCAGGAAGTGCTGCAGGACCTGGCCGCCATCTCTCAGGTGCAAGACGCCCTGGAAGAGTCCGAAGACGGCGAAAGCGACTACATGGAAGTCATGGAATACCTGCGCGTCGCGCCGCTGCTGCTGTTCACCGAGACCCGTAAATCGGCTGAGCCCGCTGCACCCAAGCCGTCGCTGCACTAA
- a CDS encoding TIGR02449 family protein, with protein sequence MEDTDLQALMARLELLINRVEQLKSQNGLLLAQEKTWREERAHLIEKNEIARRKVESMISRLKALEQDS encoded by the coding sequence ATGGAAGACACCGACCTGCAAGCGCTGATGGCCAGACTCGAGCTGCTAATTAACCGGGTCGAGCAACTTAAGAGCCAAAACGGACTCCTATTAGCTCAGGAAAAGACCTGGCGCGAGGAACGCGCTCACCTCATTGAAAAAAACGAAATCGCCCGGCGTAAGGTCGAATCGATGATTTCGCGCCTGAAGGCCCTGGAGCAAGACTCATGA
- a CDS encoding cell division protein ZapA, with protein MSSSNSVTVQILDKEYSIICPQEERSNLVSAARYLDGKMREIRSSGKVIGADRIAVMAALNITHDLLHKQERPDVQASGSTREQVRDLLERVDLVLSTDPEPPKG; from the coding sequence ATGAGTTCAAGCAATAGCGTCACCGTGCAGATTCTCGACAAAGAATATTCGATCATCTGCCCCCAGGAAGAACGCAGCAACCTGGTGAGCGCTGCCCGCTACCTGGACGGCAAGATGCGCGAAATCCGCAGCAGCGGCAAAGTCATCGGCGCCGATCGCATCGCCGTGATGGCCGCCCTGAACATTACCCACGATCTGCTGCATAAGCAGGAACGGCCTGACGTGCAGGCCAGCGGCTCGACGCGCGAGCAGGTGCGCGACCTGCTGGAGCGGGTCGATCTGGTACTTTCTACCGATCCAGAGCCACCCAAGGGCTGA
- a CDS encoding 5-formyltetrahydrofolate cyclo-ligase — protein MTEPAPLSRPQLRRMLRKARRALTPSEQRQAALGLYRQLAQHPLFRRAKHLSLYLPTDGEIDPRLLLRAAQRRGKATYLPVLSAWPRTKMVFQRVRPGEKLRPNRFRILEPQVNASRQRKVWALDLVLLPLVGFDDEGGRLGMGGGFYDRSLAYMARRKSWRKPTLLGLAHECQKVERLAQASWDVPLEGTVTDKDWYIAETLLESAAP, from the coding sequence ATGACCGAACCTGCGCCGCTTTCACGCCCGCAACTTCGACGCATGCTGCGCAAAGCCCGCCGCGCCCTGACGCCAAGCGAGCAACGCCAGGCCGCCCTGGGCCTGTATCGGCAACTGGCACAGCACCCGCTGTTTCGCCGGGCCAAACACCTATCCTTATATCTACCGACGGACGGTGAAATCGATCCGCGCCTGCTGCTGCGCGCTGCACAGCGCCGGGGCAAGGCGACTTACCTGCCGGTGCTCAGTGCATGGCCGCGAACCAAGATGGTGTTCCAGCGAGTGCGCCCCGGCGAAAAGCTGAGGCCCAACCGTTTTCGCATCCTCGAGCCCCAGGTAAATGCCAGCCGACAACGCAAGGTCTGGGCGCTGGACCTGGTGCTGCTGCCACTGGTTGGCTTTGATGATGAGGGCGGACGGTTGGGCATGGGCGGCGGGTTTTATGACCGCAGCCTGGCCTACATGGCCCGCCGGAAATCCTGGCGCAAGCCGACGCTGTTGGGCCTGGCCCATGAATGCCAGAAGGTCGAACGATTGGCACAGGCAAGCTGGGATGTACCGCTTGAGGGCACAGTCACCGATAAGGATTGGTATATAGCAGAGACGCTACTGGAATCAGCAGCGCCTTGA
- a CDS encoding EVE domain-containing protein, with protein MAYWLMKSEPDELSIKGLEKLGEARWDGVRNYQARNFLRAMAVGDQFFFYHSSCPEPGIAGIGKIVEAAYPDPTALEPDSHYFDAKASPEKNPWSAINVAHVETFAKVLGLGYLKQQTALAELPLVQKGSRLSVMPVTAEQWAAVLGLR; from the coding sequence ATGGCCTATTGGCTGATGAAATCCGAGCCCGATGAACTGTCCATCAAGGGCCTGGAAAAGCTCGGCGAGGCCCGGTGGGACGGGGTGCGCAACTACCAGGCGCGGAACTTCCTGCGGGCGATGGCGGTGGGTGACCAGTTCTTCTTCTACCACTCCAGCTGCCCGGAACCGGGGATTGCCGGCATCGGTAAAATCGTCGAGGCAGCCTACCCGGACCCGACCGCGCTGGAGCCCGACAGTCATTATTTCGACGCCAAGGCCAGCCCTGAAAAAAACCCGTGGAGCGCGATCAATGTTGCCCACGTCGAGACCTTTGCGAAGGTCCTGGGGCTGGGCTATCTGAAACAGCAAACCGCCCTCGCCGAGTTGCCCCTGGTGCAAAAAGGCAGCCGCCTTTCGGTGATGCCGGTCACCGCCGAGCAATGGGCCGCCGTACTCGGCCTGCGCTGA
- a CDS encoding HlyD family secretion protein yields MSTNHRTSHLFAIPLIVLLLAAGGFGYWQSTQDRLPEGLSMGNGRLESTEVQIAAKIPGRLAEVRVDEGDKVLKGQLLARMDTRTLEAQRAQAEAEVLRARENFAAAEANVQLRRSEQLLASQELKRTQELYKRGFASGQLIDQQQARQNTGNAAVVAAQAQVNSVKAAIGAAQAQVAQLTSEIEDSSLRAPIDGIIQLRLAEPGEVLGAGGRVLLLIDPNDQYMNLYLPASVTGALTVGSEARIVLDALPKQPLPAKISFVAAKSQFTPKEVETRDERQKLVFRVKLRLTQPSAVPQAKPGMPGAGYVRTADLDWPANLQ; encoded by the coding sequence ATGTCGACGAACCACCGCACCTCCCATCTTTTCGCCATTCCATTGATTGTCTTGCTGCTGGCCGCCGGCGGCTTCGGCTATTGGCAATCCACCCAAGACCGCCTGCCCGAAGGCTTGAGCATGGGCAATGGCCGGCTGGAATCGACTGAAGTGCAGATCGCCGCCAAGATCCCCGGTCGCCTCGCCGAAGTGCGGGTGGACGAAGGCGACAAGGTGCTCAAGGGCCAACTGCTGGCGCGCATGGACACCCGCACCCTGGAAGCCCAGCGCGCCCAGGCCGAAGCCGAAGTGCTGCGGGCCAGGGAGAATTTCGCTGCTGCCGAAGCCAATGTGCAACTGCGCCGGAGCGAACAACTGCTGGCCAGCCAGGAACTCAAGCGCACCCAGGAGCTGTACAAGCGCGGCTTCGCCAGCGGCCAGCTGATCGACCAGCAGCAGGCCCGGCAAAACACCGGCAACGCTGCCGTGGTCGCCGCCCAGGCCCAGGTCAATTCGGTAAAGGCCGCCATCGGCGCCGCCCAGGCTCAGGTCGCCCAGCTCACCAGTGAAATCGAAGACAGCAGCCTGCGGGCGCCTATCGACGGCATCATCCAGCTACGCCTGGCCGAACCCGGCGAAGTGCTCGGCGCGGGTGGTCGCGTGTTACTGCTGATCGACCCCAACGACCAATACATGAACCTGTATCTGCCCGCTTCGGTAACCGGCGCCCTGACCGTCGGCAGTGAGGCTCGGATCGTCCTCGACGCCCTGCCGAAGCAACCGCTGCCGGCGAAAATCAGCTTCGTCGCCGCCAAATCGCAGTTCACCCCCAAGGAAGTGGAAACCCGCGACGAACGTCAGAAGCTGGTGTTCCGGGTCAAGCTGCGCCTGACCCAACCAAGCGCCGTGCCCCAAGCCAAACCGGGCATGCCCGGCGCCGGCTATGTGCGCACCGCTGACCTGGACTGGCCGGCCAACCTGCAATGA
- the rbbA gene encoding ribosome-associated ATPase/putative transporter RbbA: protein MNGLALHATGINHRYGKQQALIDIAFSLPAGTRCGLIGPDGAGKSSLLGLIAGVKKLQQGELQVLGGSIEDRRHRNSLYPRIAFMPQGLGGNLYPELSISENIRFFATLFGLSKADCDQRMHNLLLATDLARFAERPAGKLSGGMKQKLGLCCALIHDPDLLILDEPTTGVDPLSRRRFWELVETVRSERPQLTLLVATAYMEEAEQFEHCLMLDRGKLIADGLSSELAAATPSGKLDEAFTHFQGDSAHNNEPLVIPPRQSDNTDIAIEAHDLTLRFGDFTAVNKVSFAIGRGEIFGFLGSNGCGKTTTMKVLTGLMPATEGTATLLGNPVNAKDLATRKRVGFMSQSFSLYGELSVRQNLVLHAQLFDLPKAESGQRIDELIKRFDLGDVAEQPSGELPLGLRQRLSLAVAVLHRPEVLILDEPTSGVDPAARDDFWRLLIELSREQGVTIFLSTHFMNEAQRCDRISLMHAGKVLACDTPDALQQQFHGETLEAAFVTCLEQAQGAPEAATAPSETVSEPMAPPVSKHGFSVARLLAVASREGKELLRDKVRMAFALLGAIFMMVIFGYGISLDVEKLAFAVYDQDQTPQSRAYLEAFRSSRYFAEQSPITDSNELHKRLQRSEIKLALEIPPGFGRDLYAGRQPAVAAWLDGGMPFRAETSRNYVEAVHQANLQQLAELNSTPLNQQAAAKLETRFRYNQDVVSVNAIGPGVMALILAFIPAMLTALGIVREKELGSITNFYATPLTRLEFLLGKQAPYLAVSLINLGLLVAMNRWLFGVPFKGSGVTLAFGGLLYVLATTSMGLLISAFTRTQIAAILGTMIITSLPTIQFSGLIVPRSSLEGAAALMGMLFPAGYFLDIAVGTFTKALDLRQLWPQCLALFGFFLGFTGLSLIMLKKQEA, encoded by the coding sequence ATGAACGGCCTGGCGCTGCACGCCACGGGGATCAACCATCGCTACGGCAAGCAACAGGCGCTGATCGACATCGCCTTCAGCCTGCCCGCCGGCACACGCTGCGGGTTGATCGGCCCGGACGGCGCCGGCAAGTCGAGCCTGCTGGGCTTGATCGCCGGGGTCAAAAAGCTTCAACAAGGCGAACTGCAAGTACTCGGCGGCTCCATCGAAGACCGCCGCCACCGCAACAGCCTGTACCCGCGTATCGCCTTCATGCCTCAAGGCCTGGGCGGCAACCTTTACCCCGAGCTGTCCATCAGCGAAAACATCCGGTTCTTTGCCACGCTGTTCGGCCTGTCAAAAGCCGATTGCGACCAGCGCATGCACAACCTGCTGCTGGCCACCGACCTCGCACGCTTCGCCGAGCGACCTGCCGGCAAGCTCTCCGGCGGCATGAAGCAGAAACTCGGCCTGTGCTGTGCACTGATCCACGACCCGGACCTGTTGATCCTCGACGAACCCACCACCGGCGTCGACCCGCTGTCCCGTCGACGCTTCTGGGAACTGGTGGAAACCGTACGCAGCGAACGCCCGCAGCTCACACTGCTGGTGGCCACCGCCTACATGGAAGAAGCCGAGCAGTTTGAACACTGCCTGATGCTCGACCGCGGCAAGCTGATCGCCGACGGCCTGAGCAGCGAACTCGCCGCCGCGACGCCCAGCGGCAAACTGGACGAAGCCTTCACCCATTTCCAGGGCGACAGTGCCCATAACAACGAACCGCTGGTGATTCCGCCCCGGCAAAGCGACAACACCGACATCGCCATCGAAGCCCACGACCTGACCCTGCGCTTCGGCGACTTCACGGCAGTCAACAAGGTCAGCTTCGCCATTGGCCGGGGCGAGATCTTTGGTTTCCTCGGCTCCAACGGCTGCGGCAAGACCACCACCATGAAAGTCCTCACCGGGTTGATGCCCGCCACCGAGGGCACCGCCACGCTGCTGGGCAACCCGGTAAACGCCAAGGACCTGGCCACCCGCAAGCGCGTGGGTTTCATGTCGCAAAGCTTCTCGCTGTACGGCGAACTCAGCGTGCGCCAGAACCTGGTGCTGCATGCGCAGTTGTTCGACCTGCCCAAGGCCGAGAGCGGCCAGCGCATCGACGAGTTGATCAAGCGTTTTGACCTGGGCGACGTTGCCGAGCAGCCGTCCGGCGAGTTGCCGCTGGGCCTGCGCCAGCGCTTGTCCCTGGCGGTGGCGGTGCTGCACCGCCCGGAAGTGCTGATCCTCGATGAGCCGACCTCGGGCGTCGACCCGGCCGCGCGGGATGACTTCTGGCGGCTGCTGATCGAACTGTCCCGGGAACAGGGCGTGACGATCTTCCTGTCCACCCACTTCATGAACGAAGCCCAGCGCTGCGACCGCATCTCGCTGATGCACGCGGGCAAGGTGCTGGCCTGCGACACGCCGGACGCGCTGCAACAGCAGTTCCACGGCGAAACCCTGGAAGCGGCGTTCGTCACCTGCCTCGAACAGGCCCAAGGCGCGCCCGAAGCGGCCACCGCGCCCTCCGAAACCGTCAGCGAACCCATGGCCCCACCCGTCAGCAAACACGGGTTCAGCGTCGCCCGCCTGTTGGCCGTGGCCAGCCGCGAAGGCAAGGAACTGCTGCGGGACAAAGTGCGCATGGCCTTCGCCCTGTTGGGGGCGATTTTCATGATGGTGATCTTCGGCTACGGCATTTCCCTGGACGTGGAGAAACTCGCCTTCGCCGTATACGACCAGGATCAGACGCCGCAAAGCCGCGCCTATCTGGAGGCCTTTCGCAGTTCGCGCTATTTCGCCGAACAGTCGCCGATCACTGACTCCAACGAACTGCACAAACGCCTGCAGCGCTCGGAGATCAAACTGGCGCTGGAGATTCCGCCAGGGTTCGGCCGCGATCTCTACGCCGGCCGCCAACCCGCCGTGGCCGCCTGGCTCGATGGCGGCATGCCGTTCCGTGCGGAAACCAGCCGCAATTATGTCGAGGCCGTGCACCAGGCCAACCTCCAACAACTGGCCGAACTGAACAGCACACCACTGAATCAGCAAGCCGCCGCCAAACTGGAAACCCGCTTTCGCTACAACCAGGACGTGGTCAGCGTGAACGCTATCGGCCCCGGCGTGATGGCGCTGATCCTCGCCTTCATCCCGGCAATGCTCACGGCCCTGGGGATCGTGCGCGAGAAGGAACTGGGCTCCATCACCAACTTCTACGCCACACCCCTGACCCGCCTGGAATTCCTGTTGGGCAAGCAGGCGCCGTACCTGGCCGTGAGCCTGATCAACCTGGGCCTGCTGGTGGCGATGAACCGCTGGCTGTTCGGCGTGCCGTTCAAGGGCAGCGGCGTGACCCTGGCTTTCGGCGGCCTGCTGTATGTGCTGGCCACCACCAGCATGGGCCTGCTGATTTCCGCGTTCACCCGCACCCAGATCGCAGCGATTCTGGGCACCATGATCATCACCAGCCTGCCGACCATCCAGTTCTCCGGGCTGATCGTGCCGCGCTCGTCCCTGGAAGGCGCCGCCGCGTTGATGGGCATGTTGTTCCCGGCGGGCTACTTCCTCGACATTGCGGTGGGCACCTTTACCAAGGCCCTGGACCTGCGTCAGCTATGGCCACAGTGCCTGGCGCTGTTCGGGTTTTTCCTGGGGTTCACCGGGCTTAGCCTGATCATGCTCAAGAAGCAGGAGGCCTGA
- a CDS encoding ABC transporter permease: MHKFAHILRLGIKELTSLRHDSVLLLFLLYAFTVAIYMPAAGSVIGVHNASVAFVDEDHSALSRQLAEALQPPEFQAAVPLPYDQLDKVMDSGQYTFVINVPANFQADLLAGRQPGVQVNVDATAMSQAFMGAGYIGRIFQRELLTYGNQADAAQKAPALLTTRALFNTNLEGGWFLAVIQIVNNITILAIVLTGTALLREREHGTLDHLLVLPLTALEIMLAKIWSNMLVVVLCTWLSLEVVVKGLLGVPLAGSLTLFLLVTALYLFASTALGIFLATLARSTPQFGLLAIPVIIPMLLLSGGSTPLDSMPQWLQWVMQGSPSTHFVSLSAAILFRDAGVNVVWPDLLALAGIGLLFFAVALARFRKSLAS, encoded by the coding sequence ATGCACAAGTTCGCCCATATCCTGCGCCTCGGCATCAAGGAACTGACCAGCCTGCGCCACGACAGCGTGTTGCTGCTGTTCCTGCTCTACGCCTTTACCGTCGCCATCTATATGCCCGCCGCCGGCTCGGTGATCGGCGTGCACAACGCCAGCGTGGCCTTTGTGGATGAAGACCACAGCGCGCTTTCCCGGCAACTGGCCGAAGCGCTGCAACCGCCGGAATTCCAGGCGGCGGTGCCGTTGCCGTACGACCAACTGGACAAGGTGATGGACAGCGGCCAGTACACCTTCGTGATCAACGTGCCGGCGAATTTCCAGGCCGACCTGTTGGCCGGGCGCCAGCCGGGGGTGCAGGTCAACGTCGATGCCACGGCCATGAGCCAGGCATTCATGGGTGCCGGGTATATCGGGCGGATTTTCCAGCGGGAATTGCTGACCTATGGCAACCAGGCCGATGCCGCCCAAAAGGCGCCGGCGCTGCTGACCACCCGGGCGCTGTTCAATACCAACCTGGAAGGCGGCTGGTTTCTGGCGGTGATTCAGATCGTCAACAACATCACCATCCTCGCCATCGTGCTGACCGGCACCGCGCTGCTGCGTGAGCGCGAACACGGCACCCTCGACCATTTGCTGGTGCTGCCGCTGACTGCGCTGGAAATCATGCTGGCGAAAATCTGGAGCAACATGCTGGTGGTGGTGCTGTGCACCTGGCTGTCGCTGGAAGTGGTGGTGAAAGGCTTGCTCGGCGTGCCGCTGGCCGGGTCGCTGACTTTGTTTTTGCTGGTGACGGCGCTGTACCTGTTTGCCAGTACTGCCCTCGGCATCTTCCTCGCCACCCTCGCCCGCTCGACGCCGCAGTTTGGCCTGCTGGCGATCCCGGTGATTATCCCGATGCTGCTGTTGTCCGGCGGCAGCACGCCGCTGGACAGCATGCCGCAGTGGTTGCAATGGGTGATGCAGGGCTCGCCGTCGACGCACTTTGTGAGCCTGAGTGCGGCAATTCTGTTCCGGGATGCGGGTGTGAATGTGGTGTGGCCGGACTTGCTGGCGCTGGCGGGGATTGGGTTGCTGTTCTTTGCGGTGGCGTTGGCGCGGTTCAGGAAGAGCCTGGCTTCCTGA